The following are encoded in a window of Bacillus sp. SORGH_AS_0510 genomic DNA:
- a CDS encoding (2Fe-2S)-binding protein has product MKSHNITLNINGENQMTTVRSADTLLYTLRGKFGMTGSKPGCLNGDCGACTVNIDGWPMKSCLMLAVEAVGKKVTTIEGLKGTPIQQAFIENFAFQCGYCTPGFIMNCHSLITQHPHADDKTIKEWLESNICRCTSYFEIEKAVKSVLKNK; this is encoded by the coding sequence GTGAAATCACACAACATTACGTTAAATATCAACGGTGAAAATCAGATGACCACAGTTCGTTCTGCCGATACCCTTTTATATACACTACGTGGCAAATTTGGAATGACAGGTTCGAAACCAGGCTGTTTAAACGGGGACTGTGGGGCGTGTACGGTAAACATCGACGGTTGGCCAATGAAATCTTGTCTAATGTTAGCCGTTGAGGCTGTTGGAAAAAAGGTCACTACCATTGAGGGATTGAAAGGCACACCGATTCAGCAGGCTTTTATTGAAAACTTTGCATTTCAATGTGGGTACTGTACTCCGGGATTCATTATGAACTGTCATTCGTTAATTACGCAGCACCCACATGCAGATGATAAGACTATTAAAGAATGGCTGGAATCAAATATCTGCCGCTGCACCAGTTATTTTGAAATTGAAAAGGCAGTAAAATCAGTTCTAAAAAATAAATAG
- a CDS encoding XdhC family protein: MDDIYPILDVMEQEGEKVLATIIRVNGSAYKKEGASMIFFEDGSYKGMLSAGCLETDLSIRVRKVMMQQEAEILQYDLSEESDLGWGQGAGCNGTIDILLEPVTDQLVEDFKFVKKLLNSQKPVIVLKRLDELGEYVFIEEEGASFGNWSGNIPVLEFTSKSGIMTEFSIFQHTFQPKPRLIVFGAGPDAKPLVALAVETGFSVIICDWRKEFCQKSNFPKADLHLIGTPNELIEQLSFSPYDFAVIMSHHFHRDQEFLHHLLHENIRYLGVLGPSERTKRLLNGEDIPPWLYSPIGTPIKAVGPDEIAVSIVAEMIEVWRTPRHERVELLWTIPD; this comes from the coding sequence ATGGATGATATATATCCAATTTTAGATGTAATGGAGCAGGAAGGAGAGAAGGTATTAGCAACGATTATTCGTGTCAATGGCTCTGCCTATAAGAAGGAAGGAGCATCAATGATTTTTTTTGAGGACGGTTCCTATAAAGGAATGTTAAGTGCTGGTTGTTTGGAAACGGATTTATCCATACGCGTAAGAAAAGTGATGATGCAGCAAGAGGCGGAGATTCTTCAGTACGACTTAAGTGAGGAGAGCGATTTAGGCTGGGGACAGGGGGCAGGCTGTAATGGCACGATCGATATCCTGCTGGAGCCTGTGACGGATCAATTAGTCGAGGATTTTAAGTTTGTAAAAAAGTTATTAAACAGTCAAAAACCTGTGATTGTATTAAAGCGATTAGATGAATTAGGGGAGTATGTGTTTATTGAGGAAGAAGGTGCGTCGTTTGGGAATTGGTCTGGAAATATTCCAGTCCTTGAGTTTACATCTAAGAGCGGCATTATGACGGAATTTTCTATTTTTCAACATACCTTCCAACCTAAACCCCGTCTAATAGTATTTGGAGCTGGACCTGATGCCAAACCTCTTGTCGCACTGGCTGTGGAAACCGGTTTTTCGGTTATTATTTGTGATTGGCGTAAAGAATTTTGTCAAAAGAGTAATTTTCCTAAAGCAGATCTTCACTTAATTGGAACTCCAAATGAATTAATTGAACAACTATCCTTCTCGCCATACGATTTCGCAGTGATTATGTCTCATCATTTCCATCGGGACCAGGAATTTCTCCACCACTTACTACATGAAAATATCCGCTATTTAGGTGTATTAGGACCAAGTGAAAGGACGAAAAGGCTGCTAAATGGGGAAGACATTCCACCATGGCTGTATTCGCCTATTGGTACACCTATTAAAGCCGTAGGTCCTGATGAAATTGCAGTAAGCATCGTTGCCGAAATGATTGAGGTATGGAGAACGCCAAGACATGAGCGTGTGGAGCTTTTATGGACCATCCCCGACTAG
- a CDS encoding xanthine dehydrogenase family protein subunit M, with product MLPFDFDYFKPETLQEAVELYQYLNQQGKQPMYFSGGTELITLGRIDLAYTEAVIDIKGIPDCTIMEESGKQVLLGSTLSLTRVEERNLFPLLTKTASEVADHTARGKITLGGNICARIFYREAVLPFLLADSQLLIAGPEGEKMVMIHDVFNRQLQLDEGEFLAQIVTDNRFVTAPYFSRKRRQQWETGYPLITVAALKIAQKIRVAVSGLCPFPFRSSEVEESLNTKVLTAEGRVDRALSVLPNPILDDIEGSADYRLFVLRNILIDVIDALDGVSG from the coding sequence ATGCTTCCCTTTGATTTTGATTATTTTAAACCAGAAACGTTACAAGAAGCTGTCGAGCTTTATCAGTATCTCAACCAGCAGGGAAAGCAGCCTATGTACTTTTCTGGTGGAACAGAATTAATCACCCTCGGCCGCATTGATTTGGCCTATACTGAGGCTGTGATTGATATAAAGGGAATACCTGATTGTACGATTATGGAGGAAAGTGGAAAGCAAGTACTGCTTGGCAGCACACTCTCTCTTACAAGAGTGGAAGAACGGAATCTTTTCCCACTTTTGACGAAAACAGCTAGTGAGGTAGCTGACCATACAGCTCGTGGAAAAATAACGTTGGGCGGAAATATTTGTGCAAGAATTTTTTATCGAGAAGCAGTTCTTCCATTTTTACTTGCTGACAGTCAGCTCTTAATTGCAGGTCCTGAAGGAGAAAAAATGGTAATGATTCATGATGTTTTTAATCGACAGTTACAATTAGACGAAGGTGAATTTTTAGCACAGATAGTTACTGATAATCGCTTTGTAACAGCACCCTATTTTAGCAGGAAAAGGAGGCAGCAATGGGAGACTGGGTATCCGCTGATTACCGTTGCTGCCTTAAAAATAGCACAGAAAATTCGTGTAGCTGTCAGCGGGTTATGCCCATTTCCTTTTCGTTCGAGTGAGGTTGAGGAATCGCTAAATACCAAGGTACTCACAGCAGAAGGAAGAGTTGATAGGGCGCTTTCGGTCCTACCAAACCCGATATTAGACGATATCGAAGGTTCCGCAGATTATAGATTATTTGTTTTACGAAATATATTAATAGATGTGATTGATGCACTAGATGGAGTTAGCGGTTGA
- a CDS encoding aromatic acid exporter family protein has translation MVKNKQIKKQLENKTHLIWKMALASALSWEIAKLAGSNHPYLAPISVILCLQTTINQSIQFSYHRMVGTIIGICITVLLSPYLSVNGWTLGLLILVGCFIAKWLKRDETVIHQLALTVLLVFVLEQKSSDYPIDRFRDTLIGAIIAVIVHMFIIPPNFTKQAIKTIHHFSHQLTTLLNRVAHWIETGLDQKVGSALQQEVNQLLQELHQMKNVVQDAEESLTYNPFAGKSRKNLQGYKDKISLQAYGYTYCATVIQIFTEWAKAGTLASNHQLDWSKQLLALEPLFNSNEPNEHPGGTLRVSLSPNLEPHQFHVALYTETILLVNKTGVLLNPKANSMEE, from the coding sequence ATGGTAAAGAATAAGCAGATCAAGAAGCAATTGGAGAATAAAACCCATTTGATATGGAAAATGGCATTGGCATCTGCCTTGTCATGGGAGATTGCAAAATTGGCAGGCTCTAATCATCCTTATTTAGCACCCATTTCAGTTATTCTTTGTTTGCAAACAACAATTAATCAATCAATACAATTCTCCTATCACCGGATGGTGGGAACGATTATTGGGATATGTATTACGGTTCTTTTATCACCTTATTTAAGCGTAAATGGGTGGACATTAGGACTTTTAATCTTAGTAGGTTGTTTTATTGCCAAATGGCTTAAGAGAGATGAAACCGTTATTCACCAGCTGGCATTAACTGTACTTTTAGTCTTTGTGTTAGAACAAAAATCATCTGACTATCCCATTGACCGCTTTCGTGACACGTTAATAGGGGCAATTATTGCCGTTATTGTCCATATGTTTATAATTCCACCCAATTTTACAAAACAAGCTATAAAAACGATTCATCATTTTTCACACCAACTCACAACGTTATTGAACCGAGTTGCCCATTGGATTGAAACAGGCTTAGATCAAAAAGTAGGGAGTGCATTGCAACAAGAAGTCAATCAATTGCTGCAGGAGCTACACCAAATGAAAAATGTCGTGCAAGATGCGGAGGAAAGTCTTACTTACAATCCGTTTGCTGGTAAGTCAAGAAAGAATCTTCAAGGATATAAAGATAAAATTTCTCTACAAGCGTACGGATACACGTATTGCGCCACTGTTATTCAAATATTTACGGAATGGGCAAAAGCGGGTACTCTAGCTTCCAATCATCAACTGGATTGGTCAAAACAACTTCTGGCACTTGAACCACTATTTAATAGCAATGAACCGAATGAACATCCTGGTGGAACATTGAGGGTAAGCTTATCACCTAACCTCGAACCACATCAATTTCACGTTGCACTATATACTGAAACCATTTTGTTAGTAAATAAAACGGGAGTACTCTTAAATCCTAAAGCGAATTCGATGGAAGAATAA
- a CDS encoding multicopper oxidase family protein, with protein sequence MKLLKFKDLLSIPPVLKPKWKTADYTYYEVSMVEKMQSLHSDLPKTKVWGYEGVYPGPTFEVESGERVYVKWLNKLPDHHLFPIDHTVHGAEKEKPAVRTVVHLHGGRTEPASDGYPDAWFTKDFHVTGPFFEKSVYEYGNQQSSRALWYHDHAIGLTRLNIYAGLAGFYFIRDSHERSLNLPSGSFEIPLLLQDRSFHEDGSLAYPSQLEDHPSGIQPSIIPSFFGDTIVVNGTVWPYLEVEPRKYRFRFLNASNARFFRLSLDSSQLFYQIGTDSGFLERPIGVKTLLIAPAERMDIIIDFSNMEGQTVLLKNDAPTHFPSGEPTDPDTTGSVMQFRVTKPLSMIDTSVIPAYLGPIPTLESSNVNKTRWLELGEEKDSYGRPLFLLDKKKWDFPITENPQVGSTEIWSFVNTTEDDHPIHIHLVQFQILDRRPFNVKLFNQTQEISYTGAPIPPEWGERAWKDTVKCPPGHVTRVIIPFFPYTGQYVWHCHMLEHEDYEMMRPYIILPSNSL encoded by the coding sequence ATGAAGCTCTTGAAATTTAAAGATCTGCTGTCCATTCCACCAGTATTAAAACCCAAATGGAAAACAGCGGATTATACGTATTATGAAGTCAGTATGGTAGAAAAAATGCAGTCTCTGCATAGTGACTTACCTAAAACAAAGGTGTGGGGATATGAAGGAGTATACCCAGGACCAACATTTGAAGTAGAATCTGGTGAAAGAGTATATGTCAAGTGGCTAAATAAACTCCCAGACCATCATCTTTTTCCAATTGATCATACGGTTCATGGTGCCGAAAAGGAGAAGCCTGCTGTTCGAACAGTTGTTCACCTTCATGGCGGCAGGACGGAGCCTGCTAGTGACGGGTACCCGGATGCTTGGTTCACAAAAGATTTTCATGTGACTGGTCCTTTTTTTGAAAAATCTGTCTATGAATATGGTAATCAACAAAGCTCGAGAGCTCTTTGGTACCACGACCATGCCATTGGATTAACGCGACTGAATATTTATGCGGGTCTTGCAGGATTTTATTTTATCCGTGACAGTCATGAACGTTCTTTAAATCTACCTTCAGGATCATTTGAAATACCACTCCTTCTTCAAGACCGCTCTTTTCACGAGGATGGTTCATTGGCTTATCCCAGTCAACTGGAGGATCATCCATCTGGCATTCAGCCCTCTATTATACCCTCCTTCTTTGGAGATACAATTGTTGTTAACGGGACCGTTTGGCCCTACTTAGAAGTCGAACCTAGAAAATATCGATTTCGTTTCTTAAATGCATCCAATGCACGCTTTTTCCGATTAAGCCTTGATTCAAGCCAGCTTTTTTATCAAATTGGCACAGATAGTGGATTTCTGGAACGGCCCATTGGTGTGAAAACCTTACTGATTGCACCAGCAGAAAGAATGGACATTATTATTGACTTCAGCAATATGGAGGGTCAGACGGTTCTTTTGAAAAATGACGCTCCAACACATTTCCCGTCTGGAGAACCGACGGACCCGGATACAACAGGAAGCGTAATGCAGTTTCGCGTAACTAAACCACTATCGATGATTGATACGAGTGTCATCCCTGCCTATTTAGGCCCTATTCCTACCTTAGAGTCATCAAACGTAAATAAAACTAGATGGTTGGAGTTAGGTGAAGAAAAGGATTCATACGGCAGACCTTTATTTCTCTTAGATAAGAAAAAATGGGATTTTCCGATAACAGAAAATCCGCAGGTTGGTTCTACTGAAATATGGAGTTTTGTGAATACAACTGAGGATGATCACCCTATTCATATCCATTTGGTTCAATTTCAAATTCTTGACCGCCGCCCCTTTAATGTAAAGCTTTTTAACCAAACTCAAGAAATAAGTTATACCGGTGCCCCAATCCCCCCTGAGTGGGGAGAACGCGCCTGGAAGGACACTGTAAAATGTCCACCTGGGCATGTCACCCGAGTCATTATTCCGTTTTTTCCTTATACTGGTCAGTACGTGTGGCATTGTCACATGCTGGAGCATGAGGATTACGAAATGATGCGTCCGTATATTATTCTTCCATCGAATTCGCTTTAG
- a CDS encoding nucleotidyltransferase family protein: MDHPRLVGIFLAAGRSSRMGCSKLNLPLGNRFVGSMAFEAALDSNLDVTIAVTRKGDSLHWFTPFSKKKGWRLLECQHADEGLSASLKVGVRAASQLGAAGVLVILADQPNITVQMINRLVEEFSEFQDYDYISYTHNGIAKPPLLMSRKLFPFIERLEGDQGAREIIRGRERGIGKHLIADGNDCFFDVDTMEDYQYLKEKWQSHKRWEG; the protein is encoded by the coding sequence ATGGACCATCCCCGACTAGTAGGAATTTTTCTGGCAGCAGGTAGAAGTAGCAGGATGGGGTGTTCCAAGCTTAATTTACCACTTGGAAATAGGTTTGTAGGTAGCATGGCTTTTGAGGCGGCACTCGATTCCAATTTAGATGTTACCATCGCGGTCACGCGAAAGGGTGATTCACTTCATTGGTTTACTCCTTTTTCAAAAAAGAAGGGTTGGAGATTGCTAGAATGCCAACATGCGGATGAAGGACTTAGTGCTTCTCTTAAAGTAGGAGTGCGTGCGGCTTCACAGTTAGGTGCAGCTGGAGTGTTAGTGATATTAGCGGATCAGCCAAACATCACGGTTCAAATGATTAATCGATTAGTTGAGGAGTTTTCTGAGTTTCAGGACTATGACTATATATCCTATACGCACAATGGGATAGCAAAACCACCCTTATTAATGAGCAGGAAGCTTTTTCCTTTCATTGAGAGGCTAGAAGGAGATCAAGGAGCCCGTGAAATCATCCGTGGTCGAGAAAGGGGAATCGGAAAACACCTGATTGCTGATGGGAATGATTGTTTTTTTGATGTGGACACAATGGAGGATTATCAATATCTTAAGGAAAAATGGCAATCACATAAGCGATGGGAGGGGTGA
- a CDS encoding xanthine dehydrogenase family protein molybdopterin-binding subunit, whose amino-acid sequence MGGVTVEILGKSVIRKDALDKVTGRAKYTHDYHSLPMLSAKMVISPYGHARIVNIDTTDAWAVPGVRAILAGQQFPLTGEAIRDRPPIAVDKVRYHGEPVALVVADTPAQAKKAADLIKVQYELLPVVNSPTQAFQKDAPLVHERLGEYKKEKYVYPVPNTNIATHIKIRKGNMERGWNESEAVVEATFSFAPSDHAAMETRCATAEIMPDGHILITTSSQAPFMVKRLISDYFGEDIGKIIVQTPLVGGAYGGKASVQLEILAYLASKEVGGKAVKILNTREEDILTSPCHIGLDAFIKLGADRTGKIKVAEIRFLWDAGAYSDKANDLTRAGAADCTGPYNIENVWCDSYCMYTNHPYAAPFRGFSHSELSFAIERTMDLLAQKLRMDPLELRYINAIMPGHTTPTRVRLNKSNVGNLQKCIERVRDLINWDEGAIKEINERYIRVKGVSCSWKTSTIDPNAPSGVILTFNPDGSINLMSGVIEIGTGTKTVLAQILAERLKMDIKKIHVRMEVDTQTTPEHWKTVASRGTFMAGRAVLEAADDVIRQLIDIASAVLRAPKEDFVVGNSRVYLRDDPTVGLDFKEIGYGYEYPNGNSIGGQIIGKGNFILRHLSHLDPETGAGRPGPEWTVAAYGVEVEFDKRDYTYRLLKAATVVDIGKVLNEKAALGQVMGAMSMGLAFAGRETFYFDELGRVLNPQLRTYRPLRYGENPEYLVGFVETPQLDGPYGARGVGEHGLMGMPGALGNALSTAAGVSLHHLPLIPELIWRAKEANK is encoded by the coding sequence ATGGGAGGGGTGACAGTGGAGATTCTTGGGAAGAGTGTTATTCGTAAGGATGCACTTGATAAGGTTACAGGCAGAGCAAAGTATACTCATGACTACCATTCTTTGCCCATGTTATCTGCAAAAATGGTTATTAGCCCTTATGGTCATGCAAGAATTGTGAATATCGATACTACAGATGCATGGGCGGTTCCTGGTGTTAGAGCAATTCTTGCTGGTCAGCAATTTCCTCTTACAGGAGAAGCGATTCGGGATCGTCCGCCTATTGCCGTTGATAAGGTCCGGTATCACGGTGAACCGGTTGCACTCGTTGTGGCTGATACGCCTGCACAAGCTAAAAAGGCAGCAGACCTTATTAAGGTCCAATATGAATTGCTGCCCGTTGTTAATTCTCCAACACAAGCGTTTCAAAAGGATGCACCTTTGGTTCATGAGCGGTTAGGTGAATACAAAAAAGAAAAATATGTGTATCCCGTACCTAATACGAATATTGCTACACATATAAAAATTCGGAAAGGTAACATGGAAAGAGGGTGGAATGAAAGCGAAGCGGTAGTGGAGGCGACCTTCTCCTTTGCCCCGTCTGATCATGCAGCAATGGAAACTAGATGTGCCACCGCAGAGATCATGCCGGATGGGCATATTCTTATTACTACCTCTTCACAGGCGCCGTTTATGGTAAAAAGGCTTATTTCTGACTATTTCGGCGAGGATATTGGCAAAATTATTGTCCAAACGCCCTTGGTTGGAGGAGCATATGGAGGAAAGGCATCCGTTCAGCTTGAAATTCTTGCATACTTGGCTTCCAAGGAAGTGGGAGGTAAAGCCGTAAAAATACTAAATACGAGAGAAGAGGATATACTCACTTCACCATGTCATATCGGTTTAGATGCTTTCATTAAATTGGGAGCCGATCGAACGGGGAAAATCAAGGTTGCTGAGATTCGATTTTTATGGGATGCTGGTGCCTATTCTGATAAAGCAAATGATTTAACAAGAGCAGGAGCTGCGGACTGTACTGGGCCCTATAATATTGAAAATGTTTGGTGCGATTCTTACTGTATGTATACCAATCATCCCTACGCGGCACCGTTTAGGGGCTTTAGTCATTCTGAGCTTTCTTTTGCGATCGAAAGAACAATGGATTTGCTTGCTCAGAAATTAAGGATGGATCCCCTTGAATTAAGATATATAAATGCGATTATGCCAGGTCATACTACACCGACAAGAGTGCGATTGAATAAAAGTAATGTTGGTAATCTACAAAAATGTATTGAAAGAGTGAGAGATTTAATTAACTGGGATGAAGGGGCAATCAAAGAAATAAATGAGCGTTACATTCGAGTGAAGGGCGTTAGCTGTAGTTGGAAAACCTCAACAATAGATCCCAATGCACCCTCAGGAGTAATATTAACGTTTAATCCTGATGGGAGTATCAACTTAATGTCAGGTGTTATTGAAATTGGTACAGGAACTAAAACCGTTCTTGCCCAAATACTAGCTGAGCGTTTAAAAATGGATATAAAGAAAATCCATGTCCGGATGGAAGTGGACACACAGACGACTCCAGAGCACTGGAAAACAGTTGCTAGCAGAGGAACGTTTATGGCGGGAAGGGCTGTACTGGAAGCAGCCGATGATGTGATCAGACAGTTAATAGATATTGCTTCCGCAGTATTAAGAGCTCCTAAAGAGGACTTTGTCGTCGGGAACAGCCGTGTTTATCTAAGAGATGATCCAACAGTTGGACTTGATTTTAAGGAAATAGGCTATGGGTATGAGTACCCGAATGGGAACTCTATTGGAGGACAAATCATTGGAAAGGGGAATTTTATTTTACGACATCTTTCACACCTGGACCCTGAGACTGGGGCTGGAAGACCCGGGCCAGAATGGACGGTAGCCGCATATGGGGTTGAAGTAGAGTTTGACAAAAGGGATTATACTTATCGACTACTTAAAGCGGCTACTGTAGTAGACATTGGAAAAGTGTTAAATGAAAAAGCAGCTCTAGGGCAAGTAATGGGTGCGATGAGTATGGGGCTTGCTTTTGCGGGAAGGGAAACATTTTATTTTGACGAGTTAGGCCGCGTATTAAATCCGCAACTTCGAACCTATCGTCCGCTCAGATACGGTGAGAATCCGGAATACTTGGTTGGATTTGTGGAAACACCGCAGCTTGATGGACCCTATGGAGCAAGAGGTGTAGGGGAGCATGGGTTAATGGGAATGCCAGGGGCGCTTGGGAATGCGCTGTCTACAGCTGCAGGCGTATCTCTTCATCATTTACCGCTAATTCCTGAATTAATTTGGCGAGCAAAGGAGGCGAATAAGTAA
- a CDS encoding NUDIX hydrolase: MERDITLIELEGMKLKEDEFHRPYFELEENDGVVMLAKEKDFFILIEQYRRPVGTIVQQLPGGGVKKGEELQSAARREFLEETGYQCGTIHYLGKLQPASWRTNEITHVFFTEEVGIKRSQQLEDHEKIKVKKVKIEECVNQVKENKMNDSELCYALLQAILNGYIVI, from the coding sequence ATGGAAAGAGATATAACGTTGATTGAATTAGAAGGAATGAAACTGAAAGAGGATGAATTTCATAGACCCTATTTCGAACTAGAAGAAAATGACGGGGTTGTAATGTTGGCTAAGGAGAAAGATTTTTTCATACTTATTGAGCAATATAGAAGACCTGTGGGAACGATTGTTCAGCAATTGCCCGGTGGTGGTGTGAAAAAAGGGGAAGAACTACAATCTGCTGCAAGACGTGAATTTCTTGAAGAAACTGGGTATCAATGTGGGACAATCCATTACTTAGGAAAACTGCAACCCGCATCTTGGAGAACAAACGAAATTACACACGTTTTTTTTACGGAGGAAGTTGGAATTAAACGAAGCCAGCAGCTCGAAGACCATGAGAAGATCAAAGTAAAAAAAGTAAAGATAGAAGAGTGTGTCAATCAAGTGAAAGAGAATAAAATGAATGATTCGGAGCTTTGCTACGCCTTATTACAGGCTATTTTAAATGGGTATATTGTAATTTAG
- a CDS encoding MFS transporter — translation MKKNRTLFLSAVATGTMLNPLNSSMIALALHSIQKDFQLSFATVSWLISSFYLASAVAQPVTGKIGDLFGRKKTFLTGLVLVALSALGAPLSSSFLLLLGMRLIQSIGSSAIYPSGMALIRDNIKDRQASALAVLSIFASAMVALGPTIGGFLIVWGGWPAIFWVNFPFIIISFLLGWYMFPKDIKKDKEHIKSLLSTMDFMGMFFFAAGMVFFLWFLLSFEAKVHYLSGIAGILFFCLFVWRELKVKEPFIDIRIFKSHPQLSMVYVQFILLNIFFYCLFFGLPSYFQEVLGLTVEKSGLLMLFMSGISIVISSVTGKWIDKKGVYQPIIIGSFLSIVGGFTFTLFFVGSSYWGIGIILSIMGLSYGIGNVVLQVAMIKESPKEIVGTTSGLFQTCRYLGSILSSIILGLIFGEEISAESMKVIGAVLIITGIISFLMSLWFARDTLHFKKMKHV, via the coding sequence ATGAAGAAGAATCGTACTTTATTTTTATCAGCGGTTGCAACTGGAACGATGTTAAATCCGCTCAACTCGTCAATGATCGCCTTAGCCTTACATAGTATTCAAAAGGATTTTCAGCTATCCTTTGCCACTGTATCCTGGCTTATATCTAGCTTTTACCTAGCGAGTGCTGTTGCTCAGCCAGTAACCGGGAAAATTGGAGATTTATTTGGTAGAAAAAAGACTTTTTTAACTGGACTTGTCCTTGTTGCACTTTCCGCTCTTGGTGCACCACTATCATCCTCTTTTCTTCTATTACTAGGTATGAGACTTATTCAATCAATCGGCAGCAGCGCTATTTACCCCTCCGGTATGGCGTTAATTCGAGACAATATCAAGGACCGTCAAGCATCCGCTCTTGCCGTCCTTTCGATTTTTGCTTCAGCAATGGTGGCGCTTGGTCCAACAATAGGAGGTTTCTTAATTGTTTGGGGAGGCTGGCCTGCCATTTTTTGGGTGAACTTCCCGTTTATCATCATAAGTTTTCTACTAGGATGGTACATGTTCCCTAAAGATATAAAAAAGGATAAAGAGCATATAAAAAGTTTATTATCTACTATGGATTTTATGGGTATGTTCTTCTTTGCAGCAGGAATGGTTTTCTTTTTGTGGTTCCTATTATCCTTTGAAGCGAAGGTCCATTATTTATCAGGTATTGCTGGTATCCTGTTCTTTTGTCTCTTTGTCTGGAGAGAGTTAAAGGTAAAGGAACCATTTATCGATATTCGAATTTTCAAATCCCACCCCCAACTATCAATGGTGTATGTTCAGTTTATTTTATTAAATATCTTTTTTTATTGTTTATTTTTTGGACTGCCTAGCTACTTTCAAGAGGTGTTAGGGTTAACTGTTGAAAAGAGTGGATTATTAATGCTGTTTATGTCAGGCATCAGCATTGTTATTTCTTCTGTGACTGGGAAATGGATTGACAAAAAAGGGGTATACCAGCCTATTATCATTGGATCTTTTCTCTCCATTGTTGGAGGGTTCACCTTTACTTTGTTTTTTGTTGGTTCTTCATATTGGGGAATCGGAATCATTCTATCGATCATGGGATTAAGCTATGGTATTGGTAATGTGGTGCTTCAAGTAGCGATGATAAAAGAGAGTCCAAAAGAGATAGTGGGTACCACATCAGGACTGTTTCAAACCTGCAGGTACTTAGGCTCCATCTTATCCTCTATTATACTTGGTTTAATTTTTGGAGAAGAAATCTCAGCAGAAAGCATGAAAGTGATTGGAGCTGTCCTGATCATAACTGGTATAATCAGTTTTTTAATGAGCTTATGGTTTGCAAGAGATACCTTGCATTTTAAGAAAATGAAACATGTGTAG